A section of the Phaseolus vulgaris cultivar G19833 chromosome 8, P. vulgaris v2.0, whole genome shotgun sequence genome encodes:
- the LOC137826701 gene encoding aspartic proteinase PCS1-like — MIWKFQLSYSTHEMQTKPESIHTLNNPPTNTNLNQYSPFMASSKSSLSYPLCSFAIPLLFILLQIQTCVSSSQTQKSLLLSLKTQTQTQTPSPSRKLSFQHNVTLTVSLTVGSPPQNVTMVLDTGSELSWLHCKKLPNLNSTFNPFLSSSYTTTPCNSSICKTRTRDLILPASCDPNKLCHVIVSYADSSSVEGTLAAETFFIGGASQPRTLFGCMDTAGYTSDADEDSKTTGLMGMNRGSLSLVTQMALPKFSYCISGKDASGVLLLGGGAAAAPWLGPLKYTPLVTATTSLPYFDSVAYTVQLLGIKVSEKLLQLPKSVFVPDHTGAGQTMVDSGTQFTFLLGSVYSALKDEFLEQTKGVLTRIEDPEFVFEGAMDLCYHAPASLAAVPAVTLVFEGAEMRVSGERLLYKARKGSDWVYCFTFGNSDLLGIEAYVIGHHHQQNVWMEFDLVKSRVGFTETTCDLASQRLGLSP; from the coding sequence atgatttggaAGTTCCAACTCAGCTACTCAACTCATGAGATGCAAACCAAACCTGAATCAATACATACTCTGAATAATCCACCAACAAACACAAACCTGAATCAATATTCTCCTTTCATGGCCTCTTCTAAGTCTTCTCTTTCTTATCCTCTCTGTTCCTTCGCAATCCCCCTCCTCTTCATTCTCCTCCAAATTCAAACATGTGTTTCTTCATCACAAACACAAAAATCCCTCCTACTGTctctaaaaacacaaacacaaacacaaacaccCTCACCCTCACGTAAGCTCTCTTTCCAGCATAATGTAACACTAACCGTCTCATTAACTGTAGGCTCACCCCCACAGAATGTTACCATGGTCCTCGACACAGGGAGTGAACTCTCCTGGCTCCACTGCAAAAAACTCCCAAACCTAAACTCAACCTTCAACCCTTTCCTCTCATCCTCCTACACCACAActccatgcaattcatccataTGCAAGACTCGAACTCGTGACCTTATCCTACCCGCTTCCTGCGACCCCAACAAACTCTGCCACGTCATCGTCTCCTACGCCGACTCCTCCTCCGTCGAGGGCACCCTCGCCGCAGAAACCTTCTTCATCGGTGGCGCATCACAACCACGAACCCTGTTCGGGTGCATGGACACCGCCGGGTACACCTCCGACGCCGACGAGGATTCCAAAACAACAGGTCTTATGGGCATGAACCGAGGCTCTCTCTCGCTGGTGACCCAAATGGCGCTCCCCAAATTCTCGTACTGCATCTCCGGGAAGGACGCCTCCGGAGTTCTCCTTCTGGGAGGTGGGGCCGCCGCCGCACCGTGGCTGGGGCCGCTGAAGTATACACCTTTAGTGACGGCAACAACCTCGTTGCCGTACTTTGACAGCGTGGCGTACACGGTCCAGCTCTTGGGGATCAAGGTTTCGGAGAAACTTCTGCAACTTCCGAAGTCGGTGTTCGTGCCCGACCACACAGGGGCGGGTCAGACGATGGTGGATTCGGGTACCCAGTTCACTTTTCTTCTCGGGTCGGTTTATTCAGCATTGAAAGATGAGTTCTTGGAGCAAACAAAGGGGGTGCTGACCCGAATTGAGGACCCGGAGTTTGTGTTTGAGGGGGCGATGGACTTGTGCTACCACGCACCAGCGAGTTTGGCGGCGGTTCCGGCAGTGACGCTGGTGTTTGAGGGGGCGGAGATGAGGGTGTCCGGGGAGAGGCTGTTGTATAAAGCGAGGAAGGGGAGTGATTGGGTTTATTGCTTCACTTTTGGGAACTCTGATTTGTTGGGAATTGAAGCATACGTGATTGGGCATCATCATCAGCAGAACGTGTGGATGGAGTTTGATTTGGTGAAGTCTAGGGTGGGGTTCACCGAGACAACGTGTGACCTCGCCAGTCAACGGTTGGGCCTCTCTCCTTAG
- the LOC137826700 gene encoding small polypeptide DEVIL 11 — translation MRPPSSATPFSNLTPYKYSPSPLIPSSVTQSLSKLIHFPQAKVSPFPPSSPLFPPKQNPFRFISMASSVSTTPTLYFDEKWKLSKKEGSTRSRSSSAPFIKNSSQRRCAFASKCARLVKEQRARFYIMRRCVTMLICWRDYSDS, via the coding sequence ATGAGACCCCCCTCATCAGCTACCCCTTTTTCCAATCTAACCCCTTATAAATACTCACCCTCCCCCCTCATCCCTTCCTCAGTGACTCAGTCTCTCAGTAAATTAATTCACTTCCCACAGGCCAAAGTTTCTCCTTTTCCTCCTTCCTCACCTCTCTTTCCACCAAAGCAAAATCCCTTTCGTTTCATCTCCATGGCTTCTTCTGTATCCACCACTCCAACTCTGTACTTCGATGAGAAGTGGAAGCTGTCGAAGAAAGAAGGATCCACCAGAAGCAGGTCCTCCAGCGCCCCTTTCATCAAGAATTCctcacagagaaggtgtgcttTTGCGAGCAAGTGTGCCAGGCTCGTCAAGGAGCAAAGGGCGCGCTTCTACATCATGAGGCGGTGTGTGACAATGCTCATTTGCTGGCGTGACTACAGCGATTCGTGA